From a single Pseudopipra pipra isolate bDixPip1 chromosome 15, bDixPip1.hap1, whole genome shotgun sequence genomic region:
- the LOC135422813 gene encoding basic proline-rich protein-like, which yields MQHELNDNNLPTEPTSVTAHEAASAGWQRLLPKTGRSYYPRLWKQRPALTAPEQTQTPRAHCHIYTLRKTSEGGSKGAYTPVVLRGRRAALPRRRCCSDSASRRAPRPPAPPRARWAAAAAAKRPRRSSGAAPPRTGCRSRARCPRRSRPGRRRRPATSAARPGSAARRAARPAAAAPARPAPRSAPTAPTAAPAPAPGRTAARPPPRRPPPARSAPAAPPASSRPAPRAAWPWPTAPARRGPSPRPPGAAWPRPSPTRPAPCAPRRSAAPRGTAPAPTPAPARTTATRCAPRPRPPPPPCPPGTRTTPNAAPPRKPNPPSPATIPTPPAGAGRAPAARCRSGRARRRAPWPSSCAPATRRPAPARPPRTRGTARSPTSAARTPRRSAPPPTPAAPRPPRPRCRPTASSSRARSRPRPSPEPQRATPASPPRCSPARTRCTTPPRTPARCRSRPTPPAPAPCCS from the coding sequence ATGCAGCATGAGTTGAACGACAACAACCTCCCAACTGAGCCGACATCTGTGACAGCTCATGAGGCAGCAAGTGCCGGTTGGCAACGCCTGCTGCCTAAAACGGGGCGGAGTTATTACCCGCGCCTGTGGAAACAGCGACCGGCACTAACTGCACCAGAACAGACACAAACCCCAAGAGCCCACTGCCACATATATACCCTTAGGAAAACCTCAGAAGGAGGGAGTAAAGGTGCTTACACACCTGTGGTGCTTCGGGGTCGGCGGGCGGCTCTCCCGCGACGGCGCTGCTGCTCGGACTCGGCTTCTCGCAGGGCTCCCCGGCCACCAGCTCCTCCGCGGGCACGatgggcagcggcggcggcggccaaGCGGCCTCGGCGGTCAAGCGGGGCGGCGCCGCCACGCACAGGTTGTAGGAGTAGGGCAAGGTGCCCTCGCAGAAGTCGGCCGGGAAGGCGGCGCCGGCCAGCGACAAGCGCTGCGCGCCCAGGCAGCGCAGCACGGcgggcggcccggcccgccgcAGCCGCGCCAGCACGGCCAGCGCCACGCTCAGCACCAACAGCGCCGACAGCAGCGCCAGCGCCAGCACCAGGTAGAACTGCAGCTCGCCCGCCGCCTCGGCGCCCGCCGCCCGCTCGCTCAGCTCCGGCAGCGCCTCCTGCAAGCTCTCGGCCAGCACCACGTGCAGCGTGGCCGTGGCCGACAGCGCCGGCTCGCCGTGGTCCTTCACCACGGCCACCAGGCGCTGCTTGGCCGCGTCCCTCTCCGACACGGCCCGCGCCGTGCGCACCTCGCCGCTCTGCAGCCCCACGCGGAACAGCGCCGGCTCCGACGCCTGCACCAGCTCGTACGACAGCCACGCGTTGCGCCCCGCGTCCGCGTCCACCGCCACCACCTTGCCCACCAGGTACCCGGACGACGCCGAACGCGGCACCACCTCGAAAGCCGAACCCACCGAGCCCGGCGACGATCCCGACGCCGCCGGCGGGGGCGGGTAGAGCACCCGCGGCGCGTTGTCGTTCTGGTCGAGCACGAAGACGCGCACCGTGGCCGTCGAGCTGCGCGCCGGCGACCCGCCGTCCTGCGCCCGCACGGCCACCGAGAACTCGCGGCACTGCTCGTAGTCCAACGAGCGCTGCGCGTACACCGCGCCGCTCCGCGCCTCCACCGACACCAgcggcgccgcgcccgccgcgcccgcgcTGCCGCCCGACAGCCAGTAGCTCACGCGCCCGTTCGCGCCCGCGTCCAAGTCCCGAGCCACAACGCGCAACACCAGCAAGCCCACCGCGTTGTTCTCCCGCACGTACGCGCTGTACGACGCCTCCTCGAACACCGGCGCGTTGTCGTTCACGTCCGACacctccagcaccagctccctgctgctcc
- the LOC135422390 gene encoding protocadherin gamma-A10-like — MCAAGRRWGRRQRVLLWGVLLAAWEAAWGQLRYSVPEEMPKGSFVGDVAKDLGLQLPALRDGGIHLLHKGRTQYFALHGKTGHLVTAERIDREDLCESVERCVLRCELIVEVEMKVYGIEVEITDINDNAPSFRETETQLRMNEMTAPASRFPLPDAHDPDSGRNSLQSYELSGDEHFSLAVQTGPGGDQRPELVLAKALDREEAAFHELVLRASDGGEPARTGTARIRVTVLDANDNAPVFSQAEYTVRVPEDVPVGSVLVTVTATDPDEGLNGHVKYSFKKIKEKESQIFQLNAETGAITLLRSLDFEEGDSYELEVQAHDGGALFDTAKVVVTVTDVNDNAPELIVSSALNAISEDTPTGTVVALLHVQDQDSGANGEVRCSLDGSHPFRLEKSLEGYYRVVTARELDREQQSEYNVTVRAADGGRPSLQSSRVLCVRVLDVNDNAPVFLQERYSARLPENNVAGLLVLRVRATDSDWGENARVRYRLGEGGVRGSPLSSYVSVQAETGALYALRSFDYEEVREVGLWVWAEDGGSPALSSNVSVRLVIVDENDNAPQVLYPPAALGSVWSGVELAARSSEAGALVAKVVAVDADAGQNAWLSYELAKATEPGLFRVGLHSGEVRTARSPLARDAARQSLVVLVKDHGRPALSATATLSVVLAESVAELLAELGSAARAEAEAGAGEAGGSLTRWLVLAVAAVSCLFVAFLLLLLALRLRRWRRSQQQLLAAGSGALRGVPATHFVGIDGVRAFLHSYSHDVSLTADSRKSHLRFSAASCCDTLPARPPPDEPAPLLGDEEPAGAQQADPAPLPVSSYEAECFGDVSFCYSLALSPRDLCYS, encoded by the coding sequence ATGTGCGCGGCGGGGAGGCGCTGGGGCCGGCGGCAGCGAGTGCTGCTCTGGGGCGTCCTGCTGGCGGCCTGGGAGGCGGCGTGGGGGCAGCTGCGCTACTCGGTGCCCGAGGAGATGCCCAAGGGCTCGTTCGTGGGCGACGTGGCCAAggacctggggctgcagctgccgGCCCTGCGGGATGGCGGTATCCACCTCTTGCACAAAGGCAGGACGCAGTATTTTGCTCTGCACGGAAAGACGGGACATTTAGTGACGGCCGAGAGGATCGACAGAGAAGACTTGTGCGAGAGTGTGGAGCGATGCGTGCTGCGCTGTGAGCTGATAGTAGAGGTGGAAATGAAGGTTTACGGAATCGAAGTGGAAATCACGGACATTAACGACAATGCGCCCAGCTTCCGAGAGACAGAAACGCAGCTGAGAATGAACGAGATGACAGCCCCGGCGTCGCGTTTTCCCCTCCCAGACGCTCACGACCCCGACTCTGGACGGAATTCCCTGCAGAGTTACGAGCTGAGCGGCGACGAGCACTTCTCGCTGGCCGTGCAGACGGGCCCCGGCGGGGATCAGCGTCCCGAGCTGGTGCTGGCGAAGGCGCTGGACCGGGAGGAGGCGGCGTTCCACGAGCTGGTGCTGAGGGCGAGCGACGGCGGCGAGCCGGCCCGGACGGGCACGGCGCGGATCCGCGTGACGGTGCTGGACGCGAACGACAACGCGCCCGTGTTCAGCCAGGCGGAGTACACGGTGCGTGTGCCGGAGGACGTGCCCGTGGGCTCTGTCCTCGTCACCGTCACGGCCACCGACCCCGACGAGGGTCTGAATGGGCACGTGAAATATTcgtttaagaaaataaaagaaaaagagtcgCAGATTTTCCAGCTAAATGCTGAGACAGGAGCGATCACACTGTTGCGAAGCCTGGACTTCGAGGAAGGCGATTCCTACGAACTGGAGGTGCAGGCACATGATGGTGGAGCTCTCTTCGACACAGCTAAAGTCGTAGTCACCGTGACAGATGTGAACGACAACGCTCCTGAACTGATAGTGTCGTCGGCGCTGAATGCAATATCGGAGGATACCCCGACCGGGACGGTGGTGGCCCTGCTGCACGTGCAGGACCAGGACTCGGGAGCAAACGGCGAGGTGCGCTGCTCGCTCGATGGGAGCCACCCTTTCCGCCTGGAGAAGTCCTTGGAGGGCTACTACCGCGTGGTGACAGCGAGAGAGCTGGACCGGGAGCAGCAGTCGGAGTACAACGTGACGGTGCGGGCGGCCGACGGCGGTCGTCCGtcgctgcagagcagcagggtgCTGTGTGTGCGGGTGCTGGACGTGAACGACAACGCGCCGGTGTTCTTGCAGGAGCGCTACAGCGCTCGGCTGCCGGAGAACAACGTGGCGGGCTTGCTGGTGCTGCGGGTGCGGGCGACGGACTCGGACTGGGGGGAGAACGCGCGCGTGCGGTACCGGCTGGGGGAGGGTGGTGTGCGGGGCTCGCCGCTGTCGTCGTACGTGTCGGTGCAGGCGGAGACGGGCGCGCTGTACGCGCTGCGCTCGTTCGATTACGAGGAGGTGCGCGAGGTGGGGCTGTGGGTTTGGGCGGAGGACGGCGGCTCGCCGGCGCTGAGCAGCAACGTGTCGGTGCGGCTGGTGATCGTGGACGAGAACGACAACGCGCCGCAGGTGCTGTACCCGCCGGCGGCGTTGGGCTCGGTGTGGTCGGGCGTGGAGCTGGCGGCGCGGTCGAGCGAGGCCGGCGCGCTGGTGGCCAAGGTGGTGGCGGTGGACGCGGACGCGGGTCAGAACGCGTGGCTGTCGTACGAGCTGGCCAAGGCGACGGAGCCGGGGCTGTTCCGCGTGGGGCTGCACAGCGGCGAGGTGCGCACGGCGCGCTCGCCACTGGCCCGCGACGCGGCGCGCCAGagcctggtggtgctggtgaaGGACCACGGGCGGCCGGCGCTGTCGGCCACGGCCACGCTGAGCGTGGTGCTGGCCGAGAGCGTGGCCGAGCTGCTGGCCGAGCTGGGCAGCGCGGCGCGGGCGGAGGCGGAGGCGGGGGCGGGCGAGGCGGGCGGCAGCCTGACGCGCTGGCTGGTGCTGGCCGTGGCCGCCGTGTCGTGCCTGTTCGTcgccttcctgctgctgctgctggcgcTGCGCCTGCGGCGCTGGCGGCGCtcgcagcagcagctgctggcggCGGGCAGCGGCGCCTTGCGCGGCGTGCCGGCCACGCACTTCGTGGGCATCGACGGCGTGCGCGCCTTCCTGCACTCCTACTCGCACGACGTGTCTCTCACGGCCGACTCGCGCAAGAGCCACCTCCGCTTCTCGGCCGCCAGCTGCTGCGACAccctgccggcccggccgccgcccGACGAGCCCGCGCCGCTGCTCGGAGACGAGGAACCTGCCGGTGCCCAGCAGGCGGACCCCGCCCCTCTCCCGGTGAGTTCCTATGAAGCCGAGTGTTTCGGTGACGTTTCCTTCTGCTACTCTCTTGCTCTTTCACCCCGTGATCTGTGTTACTCGTAG
- the LOC135422814 gene encoding basic proline-rich protein-like, which produces MRPAVRRGRREAVPRRRSCSGSTSRRAPRPPAPSRARWAAAAAAKRPRGWRGAAPPRTGCRSRARCPRRSRPGRRRRPATSAARPGSAARRAARPAAAAPARPAPRSAPTAPTAAPAPAPGRTAARPPPRRPPPARSAPAAPPASSRPAPRAAWPWPTAPARRGPSPRPPGAAWPRPSPTRPAPCAPRRSAAPRGTAPAPTPAPARTTATRCAPRPRPPPPPCPPGTRTTPNAAPPRKPNPPSPATIPTPPAGAGRAPAARCRSGRARRRAPWPSSCAPATRRPAPARPPRTRGTARSPTSAARTPRRSAPPPTPAAPRPPRPRCRPTASSSRARSRPRPSPEPQRATPASPPRCSPARTRCTTPPRTPARCRSRPTPPAPAPCCSTAPACPGPGPPPSRGARTPARGPARSPSPPCKSRPTTPRSTAAPLPTARTTPHRSRRSPGRSRSTGQPRCRPARPRARGSTVTEW; this is translated from the exons ATGCG ACCTGCGGTGCGTCGGGGTCGGCGGGAGGCTGTTCCACGACGGCGCAGCTGCTCGGGCTCGACTTCTCGCAGGGCTCCCCGGCCACCAGCTCCTTCGCGGGCACGatgggcagcggcggcggcggccaaGCGGCCTCGGGGTTGGCGCGGGGCGGCGCCGCCACGCACAGGTTGTAGGAGTAGGGCAAGGTGCCCTCGCAGAAGTCGGCCGGGAAGGCGGCGCCGGCCAGCGACAAGCGCTGCGCGCCCAGGCAGCGCAGCACGGcgggcggcccggcccgccgcAGCCGCGCCAGCACGGCCAGCGCCACGCTCAGCACCAACAGCGCCGACAGCAGCGCCAGCGCCAGCACCAGGTAGAACTGCAGCTCGCCCGCCGCCTCGGCGCCCGCCGCCCGCTCGCTCAGCTCCGGCAGCGCCTCCTGCAAGCTCTCGGCCAGCACCACGTGCAGCGTGGCCGTGGCCGACAGCGCCGGCTCGCCGTGGTCCTTCACCACGGCCACCAGGCGCTGCTTGGCCGCGTCCCTCTCCGACACGGCCCGCGCCGTGCGCACCTCGCCGCTCTGCAGCCCCACGCGGAACAGCGCCGGCTCCGACGCCTGCACCAGCTCGTACGACAGCCACGCGTTGCGCCCCGCGTCCGCGTCCACCGCCACCACCTTGCCCACCAGGTACCCGGACGACGCCGAACGCGGCACCACCTCGAAAGCCGAACCCACCGAGCCCGGCGACGATCCCGACGCCGCCGGCGGGGGCGGGTAGAGCACCCGCGGCGCGTTGTCGTTCTGGTCGAGCACGAAGACGCGCACCGTGGCCGTCGAGCTGCGCGCCGGCGACCCGCCGTCCTGCGCCCGCACGGCCACCGAGAACTCGCGGCACTGCTCGTAGTCCAACGAGCGCTGCGCGTACACCGCGCCGCTCCGCGCCTCCACCGACACCAgcggcgccgcgcccgccgcgcccgcgcTGCCGCCCGACAGCCAGTAGCTCACGCGCCCGTTCGCGCCCGCGTCCAAGTCCCGAGCCACAACGCGCAACACCAGCAAGCCCACCGCGTTGTTCTCCCGCACGTACGCGCTGTACGACGCCTCCTCGAACACCGGCGCGTTGTCGTTCACGTCCGACacctccagcaccagctccctgctgctccacagcGCCGGCCTGCCCCGGTCCCGGGCCACCACCGTCACGCGGTGCTCGGACGCCTGCTCGCGGTCCAGCGCGCTCGCCGTCACCACCTTGTAAGAGCCGCCCGACGACGCCACGATCGACAGCGGCGCCTCTCCCGACAGCTCGCACGACACCTCACCGTTCTCGCCGGAGTCCGGGTCGTTCACGTTCAACAGGGCAACCACGGTGCCGACCGGCGCGTCCTCGGGCACGGGGCTCGACAGTGACAGAATGGTGA
- the LOC135422392 gene encoding protocadherin gamma-A2-like — MCAAGRRWGRRQRVLLWGVLLAAWEAAWGQLRYSVPEEMPKGSFVGDVAKDLGLQTPALPDRGIHLLDKGRTQYFALHGKTGHLVTAERIDREQLCRLVEQCVLRCELIVEGEMKVYGIQVEITDINDNAPSFKDIELEQRMSETTAPGSRFPLPRAHDPDSGRNSLQSYELNGDERFSLAVQTGPGGDQRPELVLAKALDREEAAFHELVLRASDGGEPARTGTARIRVTVLDANDNAPVFSQAEYTVRVPEDVPVGSVLVTVTATDADESLNGHVKYSFHKISDRESELFHLDSESGKITIKGYLDFEEISSHELEVQARDGGDLSDTTKVEIVVTDVNDNAPELIVSSAVREISEGASSGTVVALLHVHDRDSGANGEVRCSLDRGIPFRLEKSYEDYYRVVTARELDREQESEYNVTVRAADGGRPSLQSSRVLCVRVLDVNDNAPVFLQERYSARLRENNVAGLLVLRVRATDSDWGENARVRYRLGEGGVRGSPLSSYVSVQAETGALYALRSFDYEEVREVGLWVWAEDGGSPALSSNVSVRLVIVDENDNAPQVLYPPAAGALSGSGWSGVELAARSSEAGALVAKVVAVDADAGQNAWLSYELAKATEPGLFRVGLHSGEVRTARSPLARDAARQSLVVLVKDHGRPALSATATLSVVLAESVAELLAELGSAARAEAEAGAGEAGGSLTRWLVLAVAAVSCLFVAFLLLLLALRLRRWRRSQQQLLAAGSGALRGVPATHFVGIDGVRAFLHSYSHDVSLTADSRKSHLRFSAASCCDTLPARPPPDEPAPLLGDEEPAGAQQADPAPLPVSFWY; from the coding sequence ATGTGCGCGGCGGGGAGGCGCTGGGGCCGGCGGCAGCGAGTGCTGCTGTGGGGCGTCCTGCTGGCGGCCTGGGAGGCGGCGTGGGGGCAGCTGCGCTACTCGGTGCCCGAGGAGATGCCCAAGGGCTCGTTTGTGGGCGACGTGGCCAAGGACCTGGGGCTGCAGACGCCGGCGCTCCCAGACCGTGGCATCCACCTCTTGGACAAAGGCAGGACGCAGTATTTTGCTTTGCACGGGAAGACGGGACATTTAGTGACGGCCGAGAGGATCGACAGAGAGCAGCTTTGCCGGCTGGTGGAGCAATGCGTGCTGCGCTGTGAGCTGATAGTGGAGGGGGAAATGAAGGTTTACGGAATCCAAGTGGAAATCACGGACATTAACGACAACGCCCCGAGCTTCAAGGATATTGAGTTGGAACAGAGAATGAGCGAGACGACAGCCCCAGGTTCGCGGTTTCCACTTCCCAGGGCTCACGATCCGGACTCTGGACGCAATTCCCTGCAGAGCTACGAGCTGAACGGCGACGAGCGCTTCTCGCTGGCCGTGCAGACGGGCCCCGGCGGGGATCAGCGTCCCGAGCTGGTGCTGGCGAAGGCGCTGGACCGGGAGGAGGCGGCGTTCCACGAGCTGGTGCTGAGGGCGAGCGACGGCGGCGAGCCGGCCCGGACGGGCACGGCGCGGATCCGCGTGACGGTGCTGGACGCGAACGACAACGCGCCCGTGTTCAGCCAGGCGGAGTACACGGTGCGTGTGCCGGAGGACGTGCCCGTGGGCTCTGTCCTCGTCACCGTCACGGCCACCGACGCTGACGAGAGTCTGAATGGACACGTGAAATATAGTTTCCACAAAATTTCAGACCGAGAGTCAGAACTTTTTCACCTAGACTCTGAGTCGGGAAAAATAACCATTAAAGGCTATTTGGACTTTGAGGAAATATCCTCACATGAACTGGAGGTTCAGGCACGGGATGGTGGTGACCTTTCCGACACAACAAAAGTTGAGATTGTCGTGACAGATGTCAATGATAACGCGCCCGAACTGATAGTATCCTCAGCGGTGCGCGAGATCTCGGAGGGCGCTTCATCGGGGACGGTGGTGGCCCTGCTGCACGTGCACGACCGAGACTCTGGGGCCAACGGCGAGGTGCGCTGCTCCCTCGACAGAGGCATACCTTTCCGTCTGGAGAAGTCCTATGAAGACTACTACCGCGTGGTGACAGCGAGAGAGCTGGACCGGGAGCAGGAGTCGGAGTACAACGTGACGGTGCGGGCGGCCGACGGCGGTCGTCCGtcgctgcagagcagcagggtgCTGTGTGTGCGGGTGCTGGACGTGAACGACAACGCGCCGGTGTTCTTGCAGGAGCGCTACAGCGCTCGGCTGCGGGAGAACAACGTGGCGGGCTTGCTGGTGCTGCGGGTGCGGGCGACGGACTCGGACTGGGGGGAGAACGCGCGCGTGCGGTACCGGCTGGGGGAGGGTGGTGTGCGGGGCTCGCCGCTGTCGTCGTACGTGTCGGTGCAGGCGGAGACGGGCGCGCTGTACGCGCTGCGCTCGTTCGATTACGAGGAGGTGCGCGAGGTGGGGCTGTGGGTTTGGGCGGAGGACGGCGGCTCGCCGGCGCTGAGCAGCAACGTGTCGGTGCGGCTGGTGATCGTGGACGAGAACGACAACGCGCCGCAGGTGCTGTACCCGCCGGCGGCGGGGGCTTTGTCGGGCTCGGGGTGGTCGGGCGTGGAGCTGGCGGCGCGGTCGAGCGAGGCCGGCGCGCTGGTGGCCAAGGTGGTGGCGGTGGACGCGGACGCGGGTCAGAACGCGTGGCTGTCGTACGAGCTGGCCAAGGCGACGGAGCCGGGGCTGTTCCGCGTGGGGCTGCACAGCGGCGAGGTGCGCACGGCGCGCTCGCCACTGGCCCGCGACGCGGCGCGCCAGagcctggtggtgctggtgaaGGACCACGGGCGGCCGGCGCTGTCGGCCACGGCCACGCTGAGCGTGGTGCTGGCCGAGAGCGTGGCCGAGCTGCTGGCCGAGCTGGGCAGCGCGGCGCGGGCGGAGGCGGAGGCGGGGGCGGGCGAGGCGGGCGGCAGCCTGACGCGCTGGCTGGTGCTGGCCGTGGCCGCCGTGTCGTGCCTGTTCGTcgccttcctgctgctgctgctggcgcTGCGCCTGCGGCGCTGGCGGCGCtcgcagcagcagctgctggcggCGGGCAGCGGCGCCTTGCGCGGCGTGCCGGCCACGCACTTCGTGGGCATCGACGGCGTGCGCGCCTTCCTGCACTCCTACTCGCACGACGTGTCTCTCACGGCCGACTCGCGCAAGAGCCACCTCCGCTTCTCGGCCGCCAGCTGCTGCGACAccctgccggcccggccgccgcccGACGAGCCCGCGCCGCTGCTCGGAGACGAGGAACCTGCCGGTGCCCAGCAGGCGGACCCCGCCCCTCTCCCGGTGAGTTTCTGGTACTAG